A genomic segment from Garra rufa chromosome 5, GarRuf1.0, whole genome shotgun sequence encodes:
- the LOC141334435 gene encoding transmembrane protein 250-like, translating into MPVIPIPRRVRSFHGPHTTCMHSACGPARTAQLVRTKYNNFDLYLKSRWMYSFVRFLLYFGCSLFTSLLWVALSALFCLQYISVRIFLRLQYKLSVILLLLYTQIALTKTHFRFSDIIIEKYNQNMLTGEIGGRVVCTIHKEIVFDSEE; encoded by the exons ATGCCTGTCATTCCCATCCCACGGAGGGTTCGCTCCTTCCATGGCCCTCACACTACCTGCATGCACTCCGCCTGTGGCCCGGCACGCACCGCCCAACTCGTACGCACCAAATACAACAACTTTGACCTGTACCTGAAGTCTCGATGGATGTATAGTTTTGTCCGATTCCTTCTCTACTTTGGCTGCAGTCTTTTTACCTCCCTCCTCTGGGTGGCGCTGTCTGCACTCTTCTGCCTGCAGTACATCAGCGTGCGGATTTTCCTTCGCCTTCAGTACAAGCTGTCCGTCATTCTCCTGCT GCTCTACACACAGATAGCCCTAACAAAGACACACTTCAGGTTCTCTGACATCATCATAGAGAAATATAATCAAAACATGCTCACTGGAGAGATTGGGGGGAGGGTAGTTTGTACTATTCATAAGGAGATTGTCTTTGACTCTGAGGAATAA